In a single window of the Streptomyces cinnabarinus genome:
- a CDS encoding RDD family protein: MSAPTPAPGDDRPREGYYPDPSIPGYVRYWNGASWVPGTSRPAPTDGEPLAPPPGPNQASPAGPVEETGPHFFDEDPAGEPAAAQGRSQHGSRPEPASAWGADRSRQTGFGGDQDRRVSWGAPDPRTPDPRTPAPAEGATQSTDGTATIPPADSDPSDTGAAANNTFVFRRPIPGPAALDAAAQDAPADEGTMTFRAVSPRTGRPDGAPAAQQGRTPGSPAGPGASGSGGTGVAGAAAAAPQGRGFGAGKAAADRAAAQAQQGAQVAAPTALSGPQAAPAVPAQSGPPSAPQTPAQGGAQAATPVTSGPGGGQPSWAQQVHRLAGDEDQPVVPWKPPVEDPFQAVVRRQAAARPASLGKRLAARLLDTVVLLGVTAAAAVPLGTRAMDHVDEKIDAAKLSGETVTVWLLDGTTSAYLGIVLAVLLLFGTLYEALPTAKWGRTLGKKLFGLEVRDIEGHEPPTFGGALRRWLVYSVPVLLVIGVVGVLWCLFDKPWRQCWHDKAAGTFVAG; this comes from the coding sequence ATGAGCGCCCCAACTCCGGCCCCCGGTGACGACAGGCCCCGCGAGGGGTACTACCCGGACCCGTCCATTCCTGGATATGTCCGGTACTGGAACGGCGCCTCCTGGGTGCCGGGCACCAGCCGTCCGGCACCGACGGACGGCGAACCGCTCGCCCCGCCGCCCGGCCCGAACCAGGCCTCCCCCGCGGGCCCGGTCGAGGAGACCGGCCCGCACTTCTTCGACGAGGACCCGGCGGGCGAACCCGCCGCGGCGCAGGGCCGGTCCCAGCACGGCAGCCGTCCGGAGCCTGCCTCCGCGTGGGGCGCCGACCGCTCCCGCCAGACCGGCTTCGGCGGCGACCAGGACCGCCGCGTCTCCTGGGGCGCCCCGGACCCGCGCACCCCGGACCCGCGCACTCCGGCTCCGGCCGAGGGCGCGACGCAGAGCACGGACGGCACGGCGACGATCCCGCCGGCCGACTCCGACCCCTCCGACACCGGGGCCGCCGCCAACAACACCTTCGTCTTCCGCCGCCCGATCCCCGGCCCCGCCGCCCTGGACGCGGCCGCCCAGGACGCCCCGGCGGACGAGGGCACCATGACATTCCGGGCAGTCTCCCCGCGCACGGGTCGCCCCGACGGAGCGCCCGCGGCACAGCAGGGGCGCACACCGGGCTCGCCCGCCGGACCGGGGGCAAGTGGGTCCGGGGGTACGGGAGTCGCGGGCGCGGCGGCCGCCGCGCCCCAGGGCCGCGGCTTCGGTGCCGGCAAGGCCGCCGCCGACCGGGCCGCCGCGCAGGCCCAGCAGGGGGCCCAGGTCGCCGCTCCCACGGCGCTCTCCGGGCCGCAGGCGGCCCCGGCGGTCCCGGCGCAGTCCGGGCCGCCGTCGGCGCCGCAGACCCCCGCACAGGGCGGCGCCCAGGCGGCAACTCCCGTCACCAGCGGCCCCGGTGGCGGTCAGCCGTCCTGGGCGCAGCAGGTGCACCGGCTCGCCGGGGACGAGGACCAGCCGGTGGTCCCCTGGAAGCCGCCGGTCGAGGACCCCTTCCAGGCGGTCGTCCGGCGTCAGGCCGCCGCCCGGCCCGCCTCCCTCGGCAAGCGGCTCGCCGCCCGGCTGCTGGACACCGTGGTCCTGCTCGGCGTCACCGCGGCGGCCGCCGTACCGCTCGGCACCAGGGCGATGGACCACGTCGACGAGAAGATCGACGCGGCCAAGCTGTCCGGCGAGACCGTCACCGTCTGGCTGCTGGACGGCACGACCTCGGCCTACCTCGGCATCGTGCTGGCCGTCCTGCTGCTCTTCGGCACGCTCTACGAGGCGCTGCCCACCGCCAAGTGGGGCCGCACCCTCGGCAAGAAGCTGTTCGGTCTTGAGGTGCGGGACATCGAGGGCCATGAACCGCCCACCTTCGGCGGCGCCCTGCGCCGCTGGCTGGTCTACAGCGTCCCCGTGCTGCTGGTGATCGGTGTCGTCGGTGTCCTGTGGTGCCTGTTCGACAAGCCGTGGCGCCAGTGCTGGCACGACAAGGCGGCGGGTACGTTCGTGGCGGGTTGA
- a CDS encoding RDD family protein: MSSEPPPGSGGQPPEDDPFRKQPPSGEPGAPGGQPPPYQGGPYDGGPYGGDPYGGGGYPADPLAGMPPLAESGRRTLARIIDMLMVAVVVWLLTWAFRVNELDMSADNVDYGKSLGQSLIAALLYIGYDTFMISRTGQTLGKKWLGMRVANLDDGSTPSVQTSLVRALVLWIPFAFCCACIWTAICGGWSYFDKPYKQGLHDKAAKTVVVSTR; this comes from the coding sequence ATGAGCAGTGAACCGCCTCCCGGCTCCGGCGGGCAGCCGCCGGAAGACGACCCGTTCAGGAAGCAGCCCCCGTCCGGGGAGCCCGGCGCGCCGGGTGGCCAGCCGCCGCCGTACCAGGGCGGCCCCTACGACGGCGGCCCGTACGGCGGTGACCCCTACGGCGGCGGCGGTTACCCCGCCGATCCGCTGGCCGGGATGCCCCCGCTCGCGGAAAGCGGCAGGCGGACCCTGGCCCGGATCATCGACATGCTGATGGTGGCCGTCGTGGTGTGGCTGCTCACCTGGGCGTTCCGGGTCAACGAACTGGACATGAGCGCCGACAACGTCGACTACGGCAAGTCCCTCGGCCAGTCGCTGATCGCCGCGCTGCTCTACATCGGCTACGACACCTTCATGATCTCCAGGACCGGCCAGACGCTCGGCAAGAAGTGGCTGGGCATGCGGGTGGCCAATCTGGACGACGGATCCACGCCCTCCGTGCAGACCTCGCTGGTCCGCGCGCTGGTGCTGTGGATCCCGTTCGCCTTCTGCTGCGCCTGCATCTGGACCGCGATCTGCGGGGGCTGGAGCTATTTCGACAAGCCCTACAAGCAGGGCCTGCACGACAAGGCGGCCAAGACGGTGGTGGTCAGCACCCGGTGA